CAAATAGCGATGGCGCTTGCCGAGCGCCCACACGCGCGTGCCCACAAAAAAGAAAACCGAAGGGATCACCAACGCCGAGGCAGAAGCCAGCAGGCCAAACACACCGATGCCTTCGTGGTAGGCTTCGCCCGAGGCACCCAGAATTGCCACCGACGTCATAT
This is a stretch of genomic DNA from Cytophagia bacterium CHB2. It encodes these proteins:
- a CDS encoding sodium:solute symporter family protein is translated as MIIAIIFLYLAIVLTVGIFGHKLFRATGEDYFVASRSIGPFVLLMSLFGTNMTSVAILGASGEAYHEGIGVFGLLASASALVIPSVFFFVGTRVWALGKRHRYL